The sequence below is a genomic window from uncultured Stenotrophomonas sp..
TCATGCTGTCCTTCGTGCTGGCCGGGCTGGCCTGCGCCTTCGCCGGCCTGTGCTACGCCGAGTTCGCGGCGATGATGCCGGTGTCCGGCAGCGCCTATTCCTACTCCTACGCCACCCTCGGCGAGGGCATGGCCTGGTTCATCGGCTGGTGCCTGGTGCTGGAATACCTGTTCGCCTCCTCCTCGGTGGCGGTGGGCTGGTCGGCCTACCTGCTCAGCTTCCTCACCAGCACTTTGCACCTGCCCTTCCCCGAGGCACTGACCGCCGCGCCCATCGCTTGGGAAAACGGCGAGTTCGTCGCCTCGGGCAAGCTGTTCAACCTGCCGGCGGTGCTGATCATCGCGGTGGTTTCCGGGCTGCTGTACGTCGGCGTCACCCAATCGACCTTCGTCAACGCGGTCATCGTTGCGGTCAAGGTGGCGGTGATCTGCCTGTTCGTCGGTTTCGGCGCGATGTACGTCACCCCGGAGAACTGGACGCCCTTCATCCCCGACAACACCACCGGCGTGTTCGGTGAATTCGGCTGGAGCGGCGTGTTCCGCGCGGCCTCGATCGTGTTCTTCGCCTACATCGGCTTCGACGCGGTTTCCACCGCCGCCGGCGAAACCAAGGACCCCCAGCGCAACATGCCGATCGGGCTGCTCGGCTCGCTGGCGGTGTGCACCATCATCTACATCGTGGTCTGCGCGGTGATGACCGGCCTGATGCACTACACCAAGCTGGGCACCGACAAGCCGGTGGCCACCGCACTGGAAGCCTATGCCAACCTGGCGTGGCTGAAGAGCTGGGTCGAGATCGGCGCCATCGCCGGCCTGTCCTCGGTGGTGCTGGTGATGATGATGGGCCAGACCCGCATCGCCTACACCATTTCCCGCGATGGCCTGCTGCCGCGGATATTCGGCAAGGTGCACCCGAAGTTCCGCACCCCGCACCTGAGCACGGTGATCGTCGGCGCGGTCGCGGCCACGCTGGCCGGGCTGGTGCCGCTGAACGTGCTGGGCGAACTGGTCGCGATGGGCACGCTGCTGGCCTTCGCCACCGTCTGCGTCGGCGTGCTGATCCTGCGCCGCACCCGTCCGGAAATGCCGCGCGCGTTCCGCGTGCCGGCGGTATGGCTGATTGCCCCGCTCGGTGCGCTGATCTGTCTGGCGCTGTTCGCGATGGCGTTCGCCGCGCATTGGCTGGTGTTCGTGCTGTGGAACGTCCTCGGCGTGGCCATCTACCTCGGCTACGGCATGCACCACAGCAAGCTCAACAAGCGCGCCTGATTCCAGCCCTCCCGACCGGCGCCGATGGCGCCGGTTTCATTGCGCGACCGCCGCGCCCTGCAACCAGCGAAGACCCGAACCATGCTCAAGCAACTGTGGGCCACCAAGCATCCACACGCCGCCCATGAAGAGGCCAACGGTCTGAGTCTGCGCCGCACGCTCGGCCCGTGGGGGCTGACCGCTCTGGGCATCGGCGCGGTGATCGGCGGCGGCATCTTCGTCATCACCGGGCAGGCCGCGGCCGACCATGCCGGCCCGGCGATCATGCTGTCCTTCGTGCTGGCCGCGGTGTGCTGCGCGTTCTGCGCATTGGCTTATGCCGAGTTCGCGGCAATGGTGCCGGTGTCCGGCAGCGCCTACACCTACACCTACGCCACCTTCGGCGAACTGTCGGCGTGGTTCATCGGCTGGATGCTGGTGCTCGAATACGGCGTCTCCGCCTCGGCGGTGGCGGTGAGCTGGACCGGCTACTTCCTCAGCCTGCTCAGCCATTTCGATATCCACCTGCCGGCGGCGCTGGTCAACGCGCCGCTGGACGAGAAGCTGCGCCCCACCGGTGCCATCGCCAACCTGCCGGCGGCCGGGCTGGTGCTGCTGCTGACCTGGCTGTGCTACGTGGGCATCCGCAAGTCCTCGGCGATGAACATGGCGATGGTCATCCTCAAGACCGGGCTGATCGTGCTGGTGATCGCCGCCGGCTGGAAATACGTGGATCCGGGCAACTGGACGCCATTCATCCCCGAGAACGTCGGCCCCGGCAAGTACGGCTTCGAGGGCGTGCTGCGCGGCGCAGCGATGGTGTTCTTCGCCTACATCGGCTTCGAGGCGGTGTCGGTGGCGGCGCAGGAGTCGCACCGGCCGCAGCGCGACATGCCGATCGGCATGCTGCTGTCGCTGGTGGTGTGCACCGTGCTGTACATCGCGATGGCCGCGGTCATGACCGGCCTGGTGCCCTATACCCAGCTGGGCACCGCCGAACCGGTGGTCACCGCGGTGGCCGCGCACCCGCAACTGGGTTGGCTGCGCGTCATCGTCGAGGTCGGCGCGCTGATCGGCCTGTCCTCGGTGGTATTGGTGATGATCATCGGCCAGCCGCGCATCTTCATGATCATGGGCCGCGACGGCCTGCTGCCGCCGGTGTTCACCCGCATCCACCCCAGGTACCGCACCCCGCACATCAATACCGTCATCACCGGCATCGGCATCGCCCTGCTGGCGGCGCTGTTCCCGCTGGACATCCTCGGGGAGCTGACCTCGATGGGCACCCTGATCGCCTTCGCCGCGGTCTGCGCCGGCGTGCTGGTGCTGCGCCGGACCCAGCCGGACCTGCCGCGCCCGTTCCGCATGCCGGCGGCGTGGCTGATCTGCAGCCTCGGCGTGCTCAGCTGCGGCGCGCTGCTCACCGCGATGACCGCGCACAACTGGATGCTGATGGGAGTCTGGACCGCGGCCGGCTTCATCATCTATTTCGCCTACGGCCACCGCCACAGCAAGCTGCGCGACGCCAACAAACAGGGCTGAAAACGTAGAATGGGGGCATGAACGCCCCCTCTGCCCCCTACGACGCCCAGCGCCTGAGCGAGCTGGCCCAGCTGCTGATCGACAACGTCCGCGAACTGGCCCGGGCCGGCTGGACGCCGGCCACCAGCAGCAATTTCTCGCACCGGCTGGACGACCGGCATGCGGCGATCACCGTGTCCGGCAAGGACAAGGGGCGGCTGGTCGAGGCCGACATCATGGTGGTGGATTTCGACGGCAAGGCGGTGGGCCGGCCGTTGCGCCCGTCGGCCGAAACCCTGCTGCACACCCAGCTCTACGCCCGCTTCGCGGACGTGAACTGCGTGCTGCACACCCATTCGCCGGTGCAGACCGTCGCCTCGCGCCTGTACGGCGCACAGGGCCACGTCCGGCTGGAAGGTTACGAACTGCTCAAGGCGCTGCACGGCAACTCCACCCATGAAACCGCGGTGGACCTGAAGGTGTTCCCGAACACGCAGGACATGGACGTGCTGGCCGCGCAGGTGGAGGCCGAGCTGGACAAGGGGCCGATGTGGGGCTACCTGATCGACGGCCACGGCCTGTACGCCTGGGGCCGCGACATGGCCGAGGCGCGCCGCCACCTGGAAGCCTTCGAGTTCCTGCTGCATTGCGAGCTGGAACTACGCCGGCTGCAGTAGACCGGGGGTCATGCCCCCGGCGCGGCATGCCGGGCATGCGCCGATACGTCGGAGCGCAGCCCCGACCTACTTGTTACCCTTTCCGTCCCCCACACGCCCAGAGCCACCGCCATGAGCCGACTGCGCATCTTCAACGACACCGACCCGGCCACGCCGCTGCTGGACAGCCGCGACGGCGAGGCCATCGCCACCGAGCTGAGGAAGATCGGCGTCACCTTCGAGCGCTGGCAGGCCAAGCATGAAGTCGCACCGGGCGCGAGCCAGGAAGAAGTATTCGCCGCCTACCGCGAGGACATCGACCGCCTCGTCGCCGCCAACGGTTTCAAGAGCGTGGACGTGGCCTCGATCGCGCCGGACAACCCCAACCGCGCCGAGATCCGCCAGAAGTTCCTCGACGAGCACTACCACAAGGAAGACGAAGTGCGTTTCTTCGTCGCCGGCTCGGGCCTGTTCACCCTGCACGTGGGCGACAAGGTCTATGAGGTGGAATGCGTGAAGGACGACCTGATCGCGGTGCCCGACAGCACCACCCACTGGTTCGACATGGGCGAAGAACCCAGCTTCGTCGCGATCCGCTTCTTCACCGAGCCGGATGGCTGGGTCGGCCATTTCACCGGCACCGACATCGCGCGGAAGTTCCCGCGTTACGAGCCGACCACCGCGTGATACTCAAAGCTTCTCTCCCTCCGGGGAAGGGAAAGGAACCGACTCCTCGCATGACCACCCGCGCCATCCTCACCGACATCGAAGGCACCACCTCCAGCATCTCCTTCGTCAAGGAAGTGCTGTTCCCCTACGCCCGCGACGCCCTGCCCGGCTTCGTGCGCCTGCACGGCAAGGAACCGGAAGTGCGTCGCTGGCTCGACGCGGTGGCCACCGAGATCGCCGCCAGCGCCTGCCAGGACGAGGTCATCGTCGAAACCCTGCAGGGCTGGATCGACCAGGACCGCAAGCACACCGCGCTCAAGGCGTTGCAGGGCATGATCTGGAACGTCGGTTATCGCAACGGCGACTACACCGCACACCTGTACCCGGAAGTGGCCGGCGTGCTGCGCGGCTGGCACGCGGCCGGCCTGCCGCTGTACGTGTATTCCTCCGGTTCGGTGCCGGCGCAGAAGCTGTTCTTCGGCTTCAGCGACGCAGGCGACCTCAACGGCCTGTTCTCCGGCAACTTCGATACCGAGATCGGCGGCAAGCGCGAAGCGGCCAGCTACACCCGCATCGCCGAAGCCATCGGCATCGCCCCCGGCGACATCCTGTTCCTGTCCGACGTGGTGGAAGAGCTGGACGCTGCCCGCGAAGCCGGCCTGCGCACCGTGCTGCTGGACCGCATCGACGACTACCCCGTCCCGCGCATTGGCGAGGCCACGCATGGCCACGTCCGCGTGGAGGATTTCGGCCAGATCGCGCCTTGAAGCAGGAGCGGTCGCGACTTGCGTCGCTCCTACAACAGCAGCACCTTCCGTAGGAGCGACGCAAGTCGCGACGCTTTCCTACCCGACATCGCGAATATTCCATCTCTCCACTGCAAGCAATCCGCGACATCCTGCCGGCATGCCAAGGAAGCATGCCCCGGGCCACGCCGCTCTTCGCCGTGGCCGCGCCTCACTGCCCAATCAGGTTTATCTGGTCACTTTCGTCACGCACCATCGGCAACCTGTCTTTGCCGATGCAAAGCTTGCGATGATCGCCTCCCCAGTCATCCACGACGCGCGATCATGGGGAAGCGCAACACTGCTGGCATGGGTATTGATGCCCGATCACTGGCATGGCTTGATTCGGCTGGGCGAAGGCTGCGACCTGTCCCGTGTCGTCCAGCGCCTGAAAGCCCATATGGCCAGAATGCTGCCCCCGGAAGCGGCAAGACCCGTCTGGGCGCGTGGTTTCCATGACCATGCCCTGCGCCAGGAGGAGGACATGCAGGCCATCGCACGTTACATCGTCATGAATCCGGTCAGGGCGGGGATCGTGGCTTCGCCGCGGTTCTATCCGTACTGGGATGCTGTCTGGCTTTGAGGCGGTCGCGACGTGCGTCGCTCCTACGGAAGGTGCTGCTGTTGTAGGAGCGACGCAAGTCGCGACCGAACGGCCGGTTCAACGAGCACCCCGCCGCAACACCAGCACGTCGATGCTCGACGGCACGCCCAGCCGCGCATTGAAGCCGTCCCACTGGCCCACACCGGCGCTGACGAACAGGGTCATGCCGCCGACGCGGTAGTCGCCGCGCACGAAGCCGTCGTTGAACGGCGCCACCAGCCAGCGGTCCATGCCGATGATGTGGCCGCCGTGGGTATGCCCGGAAATCTGCAGGTCCACCGCGCCGGTGGCCGCGGCTGCGCGCGCCAGCTTGGGCTGGTGCGCCAGCAGCAGGTGGAAATCGCTGCCCTGCGCCTGCCCGGCCACGCGCGGGATGTCCGGGGCTATGCCACCGCCCTGCACGAACTCGGGATTCCTGTAGAAGGCCGGATCGCCCACGCCGGACACCGCCAGCGTGCGGCCGTCGATCGCGAGCGTGACCGTCTCGTTTTCCAGCACCCCCAGGCCCAGCTGCCGGAAGTGCGCCATCCACGCGGCGTAATTGCTGTAGTACTCGTGGTTGCCGGGCGCGACCCACACGCCGTGC
It includes:
- the yfnA gene encoding Uncharacterized amino acid permease YfnA produces the protein MLKTLLRVKPVEPAAHVDAGEPVEGSLQGEATLKRTLTARHLVLLGMGAVIGAGIFVITGQAAANHAGPAIMLSFVLAGLACAFAGLCYAEFAAMMPVSGSAYSYSYATLGEGMAWFIGWCLVLEYLFASSSVAVGWSAYLLSFLTSTLHLPFPEALTAAPIAWENGEFVASGKLFNLPAVLIIAVVSGLLYVGVTQSTFVNAVIVAVKVAVICLFVGFGAMYVTPENWTPFIPDNTTGVFGEFGWSGVFRAASIVFFAYIGFDAVSTAAGETKDPQRNMPIGLLGSLAVCTIIYIVVCAVMTGLMHYTKLGTDKPVATALEAYANLAWLKSWVEIGAIAGLSSVVLVMMMGQTRIAYTISRDGLLPRIFGKVHPKFRTPHLSTVIVGAVAATLAGLVPLNVLGELVAMGTLLAFATVCVGVLILRRTRPEMPRAFRVPAVWLIAPLGALICLALFAMAFAAHWLVFVLWNVLGVAIYLGYGMHHSKLNKRA
- the yhdG gene encoding Uncharacterized amino acid permease YhdG — encoded protein: MAPVSLRDRRALQPAKTRTMLKQLWATKHPHAAHEEANGLSLRRTLGPWGLTALGIGAVIGGGIFVITGQAAADHAGPAIMLSFVLAAVCCAFCALAYAEFAAMVPVSGSAYTYTYATFGELSAWFIGWMLVLEYGVSASAVAVSWTGYFLSLLSHFDIHLPAALVNAPLDEKLRPTGAIANLPAAGLVLLLTWLCYVGIRKSSAMNMAMVILKTGLIVLVIAAGWKYVDPGNWTPFIPENVGPGKYGFEGVLRGAAMVFFAYIGFEAVSVAAQESHRPQRDMPIGMLLSLVVCTVLYIAMAAVMTGLVPYTQLGTAEPVVTAVAAHPQLGWLRVIVEVGALIGLSSVVLVMIIGQPRIFMIMGRDGLLPPVFTRIHPRYRTPHINTVITGIGIALLAALFPLDILGELTSMGTLIAFAAVCAGVLVLRRTQPDLPRPFRMPAAWLICSLGVLSCGALLTAMTAHNWMLMGVWTAAGFIIYFAYGHRHSKLRDANKQG
- the mtnB gene encoding Methylthioribulose-1-phosphate dehydratase, whose protein sequence is MNAPSAPYDAQRLSELAQLLIDNVRELARAGWTPATSSNFSHRLDDRHAAITVSGKDKGRLVEADIMVVDFDGKAVGRPLRPSAETLLHTQLYARFADVNCVLHTHSPVQTVASRLYGAQGHVRLEGYELLKALHGNSTHETAVDLKVFPNTQDMDVLAAQVEAELDKGPMWGYLIDGHGLYAWGRDMAEARRHLEAFEFLLHCELELRRLQ
- the mtnD gene encoding Acireductone dioxygenase, coding for MSRLRIFNDTDPATPLLDSRDGEAIATELRKIGVTFERWQAKHEVAPGASQEEVFAAYREDIDRLVAANGFKSVDVASIAPDNPNRAEIRQKFLDEHYHKEDEVRFFVAGSGLFTLHVGDKVYEVECVKDDLIAVPDSTTHWFDMGEEPSFVAIRFFTEPDGWVGHFTGTDIARKFPRYEPTTA
- the mtnC gene encoding Enolase-phosphatase E1 codes for the protein MTTRAILTDIEGTTSSISFVKEVLFPYARDALPGFVRLHGKEPEVRRWLDAVATEIAASACQDEVIVETLQGWIDQDRKHTALKALQGMIWNVGYRNGDYTAHLYPEVAGVLRGWHAAGLPLYVYSSGSVPAQKLFFGFSDAGDLNGLFSGNFDTEIGGKREAASYTRIAEAIGIAPGDILFLSDVVEELDAAREAGLRTVLLDRIDDYPVPRIGEATHGHVRVEDFGQIAP
- a CDS encoding exported hypothetical protein (Evidence 5 : No homology to any previously reported sequences); the protein is MATSAWRISARSRLEAGAVATCVAPTTAAPSVGATQVATLSYPTSRIFHLSTASNPRHPAGMPRKHAPGHAALRRGRASLPNQVYLVTFVTHHRQPVFADAKLAMIASPVIHDARSWGSATLLAWVLMPDHWHGLIRLGEGCDLSRVVQRLKAHMARMLPPEAARPVWARGFHDHALRQEEDMQAIARYIVMNPVRAGIVASPRFYPYWDAVWL